The following coding sequences are from one Paenibacillus tundrae window:
- a CDS encoding HAD family hydrolase, which translates to MTVNLHVHDVAYPCEGILFDKDGTLLEFLHLWGPWAETMLRQLEEALAERGATFTVDRGDMLGTKHDGAGNIIGYDPQGPFVIATVDESNGLLAGQLYAAGIPWNESITMIRKFSSVAMREVRQNKLAEPIAGLLPFLQQCRDASIPMAVVTSDSTAAAETHLDWMGIRSFFTSIVGSDRVTLGKPDQESVMLACKELHIRPDRAIVIGDSNGDMQMGRSAGASCVIGFCPQDQATDHLHDADVIIRAYEELGLFPNEN; encoded by the coding sequence ATGACCGTTAACCTTCACGTGCACGATGTAGCGTACCCCTGTGAGGGCATTCTCTTTGACAAAGATGGAACTTTACTAGAGTTCCTGCATCTATGGGGGCCTTGGGCGGAGACCATGTTACGGCAATTGGAAGAGGCACTCGCCGAACGGGGGGCCACGTTCACAGTTGATCGTGGTGACATGTTAGGCACGAAGCATGACGGTGCAGGCAACATCATCGGATACGATCCACAGGGACCATTCGTGATTGCTACAGTAGATGAAAGCAATGGATTATTGGCTGGACAGTTGTATGCTGCTGGCATCCCATGGAACGAATCAATCACGATGATTCGCAAGTTCTCAAGTGTAGCTATGCGAGAGGTGCGTCAAAATAAGCTTGCAGAGCCTATCGCAGGTCTTCTACCATTTTTGCAGCAATGCAGAGATGCATCCATTCCGATGGCGGTAGTAACCTCCGACAGCACCGCAGCAGCGGAAACACATCTGGATTGGATGGGGATTCGATCCTTTTTTACATCCATCGTTGGCTCTGATCGGGTTACATTAGGCAAACCGGATCAAGAATCGGTTATGCTGGCTTGTAAGGAATTACATATTCGTCCTGATCGAGCGATTGTTATTGGTGACAGCAATGGGGATATGCAGATGGGACGTAGTGCAGGGGCATCTTGCGTTATTGGGTTCTGCCCACAAGATCAAGCTACTGACCATTTACATGATGCCGATGTCATTATCCGAGCTTATGAAGAGCTAGGCTTGTTTCCTAACGAAAATTGA
- a CDS encoding alpha/beta fold hydrolase, whose amino-acid sequence MQLRNRNRYNTGRKKRGIWKFLLVLLALIVIGLGYVGYKLLTPYGPQEIAQTAMETADQVTVSEQENWIDFAPEKPEGVSVIFYPGGLVKPESYAPFAHKLAEAGHHTIIAKMPVNLAVLKQDLADQIRNAYPDEAFVMGGHSLGGSMAARYAAAHPDALQGIFFLASYPDEKGSVKSLDIPALSILGTNDEVVNSTKYQSGRAYLPEDTVYYTIEGGNHSQFGDYDHQSGDGEPGISEEEQLTQTVKTVLDWLQDIQ is encoded by the coding sequence ATGCAGTTGAGAAATAGGAATCGGTACAACACAGGGCGCAAGAAAAGGGGCATATGGAAATTCCTGCTCGTTCTTCTGGCGCTCATTGTCATTGGTTTAGGATATGTTGGTTATAAACTGTTAACCCCTTATGGACCACAGGAAATAGCTCAAACGGCTATGGAAACTGCGGATCAGGTCACGGTTAGTGAGCAAGAGAACTGGATTGATTTTGCTCCTGAAAAGCCTGAAGGTGTGAGCGTTATTTTCTATCCAGGTGGATTGGTTAAACCGGAAAGTTATGCACCGTTCGCCCATAAGTTAGCGGAAGCAGGCCATCATACCATTATCGCCAAAATGCCTGTCAACCTGGCGGTGCTGAAGCAAGATCTAGCTGATCAGATTCGGAATGCATATCCTGACGAAGCATTCGTCATGGGTGGACACTCTTTAGGTGGTTCAATGGCTGCGCGATATGCAGCTGCCCATCCTGATGCACTTCAAGGCATATTCTTCTTAGCATCTTATCCAGATGAAAAAGGTAGTGTGAAATCATTAGATATTCCAGCATTGTCTATTCTGGGAACAAATGATGAAGTTGTAAATTCGACGAAATATCAAAGTGGGCGTGCTTACTTACCTGAAGATACCGTGTATTATACCATCGAAGGAGGAAATCACTCCCAATTCGGTGATTATGATCACCAGAGTGGCGATGGAGAACCTGGAATCAGTGAAGAAGAGCAGTTAACACAGACGGTAAAAACGGTTTTGGATTGGCTGCAGGACATTCAATAG
- a CDS encoding bifunctional 2-keto-4-hydroxyglutarate aldolase/2-keto-3-deoxy-6-phosphogluconate aldolase: protein MKKLQLLQKITDNGVVAVLRADSADQVIAMAEQAIAGGIKVIEITMTVPSALKAIEKLSRVYHWNTQDPEKFAIIGAGTVLEPQTARAAIMSGAEFVVGPSLNPDTVQICNLYRIPILPGVMTIADVQRALELGVDIVKLFPGNLYDPSIIKTMKGPMPQANFMPTGGVSLSNLGDWIKGGAVAVGIGSDLTTEAVKTGDLSHVRRKAEQYMDAYRKAKAE, encoded by the coding sequence ATGAAGAAGCTTCAGCTACTGCAAAAAATAACGGACAACGGCGTCGTTGCCGTCCTACGTGCGGATTCTGCCGATCAAGTTATCGCTATGGCGGAACAAGCCATTGCTGGTGGGATCAAAGTCATTGAGATCACCATGACAGTTCCCAGTGCCCTCAAAGCAATTGAGAAATTAAGTCGTGTCTATCATTGGAATACACAGGATCCTGAGAAGTTTGCCATTATTGGAGCGGGCACCGTTCTAGAACCCCAAACAGCGCGTGCAGCTATTATGTCAGGTGCTGAATTCGTCGTTGGACCATCTCTGAATCCAGATACCGTTCAGATATGCAACTTGTATCGTATCCCTATTTTGCCAGGTGTAATGACGATTGCAGATGTTCAACGTGCTTTGGAACTTGGCGTTGACATTGTAAAATTATTCCCAGGTAATCTGTATGATCCTTCAATTATCAAAACAATGAAAGGCCCAATGCCGCAGGCGAATTTTATGCCAACAGGTGGGGTTTCTTTGTCTAACTTAGGTGATTGGATCAAGGGTGGCGCGGTAGCAGTAGGAATTGGTTCCGACTTGACGACCGAAGCAGTAAAAACGGGGGACTTGAGTCATGTCCGTCGCAAAGCGGAACAATATATGGACGCTTATCGTAAGGCCAAAGCCGAATAG
- a CDS encoding sugar kinase — protein sequence MSTKTSQSPDIITFGESMGLLTAKDTRGLEYAASLDKSFGGAESNLAIGVARLGHTSGWFGRLGRDALGSMILKAIRGEGVDVSRVTLSDMEPTGLMIRENASGKASVHYYRKLSAASAMTPQDLDQDYIAGAQILHVTGITAAISPTGLATVEAAIHIAKQAGVKVSFDPNLRLKLWSIEEARPVILRLAEQADYFLPGLDEMKLLYNEEDDQKVLDRLSALDAVCIVKGGPDLTYVLVNGTLTEVPYFKADHVLDTVGAGDGFCAGFLSGMIKGYSPQDATRLGNLTGSMVIQAVGDWEALPTWEQVEAKLNNVAHVER from the coding sequence ATGTCAACGAAAACGAGCCAAAGCCCTGATATTATCACGTTTGGTGAGAGTATGGGGCTTTTGACCGCGAAGGATACTCGTGGATTGGAATACGCAGCTTCATTAGATAAATCATTTGGTGGGGCAGAGAGCAATCTGGCGATTGGTGTCGCACGTCTTGGCCATACCAGCGGCTGGTTTGGACGACTTGGTAGAGATGCATTGGGTAGTATGATCTTGAAGGCGATTCGGGGTGAAGGTGTAGATGTATCTAGAGTGACCCTTAGTGATATGGAACCTACTGGTCTGATGATTCGTGAGAACGCTTCCGGGAAAGCATCGGTTCATTATTATAGGAAACTATCTGCTGCCAGCGCGATGACACCTCAGGATCTGGATCAGGACTATATCGCAGGTGCACAAATTTTGCATGTCACTGGCATTACAGCAGCGATCAGTCCAACAGGTCTTGCTACCGTCGAAGCTGCTATACATATCGCCAAGCAGGCTGGTGTGAAGGTGAGTTTTGACCCGAATCTGCGCTTAAAGCTCTGGTCGATTGAAGAAGCACGTCCTGTTATCCTTCGGCTGGCTGAACAGGCGGATTATTTCTTGCCTGGTCTGGATGAGATGAAGCTGTTATATAACGAAGAAGATGATCAAAAGGTGCTTGATCGTTTATCTGCTCTGGACGCGGTCTGTATTGTGAAGGGTGGTCCTGATTTGACCTATGTATTAGTGAATGGTACCCTAACGGAAGTTCCGTACTTCAAAGCGGATCATGTGCTGGATACGGTCGGAGCGGGTGATGGTTTCTGTGCAGGATTTCTGTCAGGCATGATCAAAGGTTATTCCCCTCAAGACGCTACTCGACTAGGAAACCTGACAGGTTCTATGGTGATACAGGCTGTAGGGGACTGGGAAGCACTCCCGACGTGGGAGCAGGTAGAGGCTAAGCTGAACAACGTAGCTCATGTTGAGCGCTAG
- a CDS encoding acyltransferase family protein — protein MNIQTIHRDDPDSFFYNLRFMLIVCVLVGNALEPIITRFAGAETLFLWIYTFHMPLFVWVTGYFARHTLQGESGKRVLQHIAIQYVLFQSLYALMDFTVFHTPHMRLSFFAPYLLLWFLASHFCWRLLLRVTLSWKPIYRLIGSIILGIIAGYLPVDGFWLSFCRTFVFLPFFIIGYDYGTAIRSHIKSNWSRYVAALFSVGVLILIGVGGIPLSPGWLLGSMTYAELGHSEWYAGIYRLGMYGVQFGSAALFLAWVPTLTSRITEMGRRTLYVFLLHGFLVRLVIWSGVYNYMESSLYIPVIIAIAVLFAVMLAHPVVRHTFRPLIEPNLSRFTFHRQEVSKRSA, from the coding sequence ATGAACATTCAGACAATACATCGTGATGATCCAGATTCATTTTTTTACAATTTAAGATTCATGCTCATCGTCTGTGTTCTTGTAGGGAACGCGCTTGAACCAATTATTACACGTTTTGCCGGGGCAGAGACATTGTTCCTGTGGATATATACGTTTCACATGCCACTATTCGTGTGGGTAACCGGGTATTTTGCTAGACACACTCTTCAAGGAGAATCCGGTAAACGAGTGCTTCAGCACATCGCCATCCAGTATGTACTATTTCAATCCTTGTACGCATTGATGGATTTCACGGTGTTCCACACGCCACATATGCGCTTATCTTTTTTTGCACCCTACTTGTTATTATGGTTTCTAGCCAGTCATTTCTGCTGGAGACTCTTGCTTCGTGTCACCTTATCTTGGAAACCGATCTATCGGTTGATTGGCTCCATTATTCTTGGAATCATCGCTGGATATCTACCTGTAGACGGTTTCTGGCTCAGCTTCTGTCGTACGTTTGTTTTCCTTCCGTTCTTTATCATCGGTTATGACTACGGAACAGCCATTCGCTCCCATATAAAATCAAACTGGAGTCGTTATGTAGCTGCACTATTCTCAGTGGGTGTACTCATTTTGATTGGCGTGGGGGGAATTCCGCTCTCACCTGGCTGGCTGCTCGGAAGTATGACTTATGCTGAGCTAGGTCATTCCGAATGGTATGCAGGCATCTACCGTCTGGGCATGTACGGTGTACAGTTTGGGTCGGCTGCATTATTTCTAGCTTGGGTTCCTACACTCACTTCCAGAATAACAGAAATGGGACGCCGCACCCTGTATGTGTTCCTCTTGCACGGATTTCTCGTTCGTCTCGTGATCTGGTCTGGCGTATATAATTATATGGAAAGCAGTTTATATATTCCGGTCATCATTGCGATCGCAGTCCTGTTTGCTGTTATGCTTGCACATCCGGTGGTTCGCCATACATTCAGACCGCTTATTGAACCCAATCTTTCGCGTTTCACCTTCCATCGTCAGGAGGTTTCCAAACGCTCTGCATGA
- a CDS encoding KGG domain-containing protein, whose product MARPQTSEHKMTREEAGRLGGKATSKKYDRSFYQTIGKKGGEATSDAHNTDFYKEIGRKGGIATSETHDKEFYREIGRKGGSN is encoded by the coding sequence ATGGCACGTCCACAAACGTCTGAACACAAAATGACTCGCGAGGAAGCGGGACGACTGGGTGGTAAAGCCACCTCCAAAAAGTATGATCGCAGCTTCTACCAAACCATTGGTAAAAAGGGCGGTGAAGCGACCTCAGATGCCCATAATACAGACTTCTATAAAGAGATAGGGCGCAAGGGCGGCATCGCCACTTCCGAGACACATGATAAGGAATTCTATCGCGAAATTGGACGCAAAGGCGGAAGCAACTAA
- the ilvD gene encoding dihydroxy-acid dehydratase, protein MSANKMRSDMIKKGFDRAPHRSLLRAAGVKEEDFGKPFIAVCNSYIDIVPGHVHLQEFGKIVKDAIREAGGVPFEFNTIGVDDGIAMGHIGMRYSLPSRDIIADSVETVVSAHWFDGMVCIPNCDKITPGMMMGALRCNIPTVFVSGGPMKAGRDSNGKALSLTSVFEGVGAYQAGKIDDKSLLELEQFGCPTCGSCSGMFTANSMNCLAEAMGLAMPGNGTILAVAPERREFVKQSAKQLMELIKLDLKPRDIVTVEAIDNAFALDMAMGGSTNTVLHTLALAHEAGIEYPIERINEVANRVPHLAKLAPASDLHIEDVHNAGGVSAVLNELLKKPGAIHADCITVTGKTIRENVEGQEIQDTNCIHTIDNPHSEKGGLAVLFGNLAPQGAIIKVGAVDASVGGYHKGPAICFDSQDEALAGIANGKVKEGHVVVIRYEGPKGGPGMPEMLAPTSQIVGMGLGAKVGLITDGRFSGASRGISIGHISPEAAEGGPIAFVEEGDIIELDLNNRIIELHISDEEFERRRAGWKGFEPKVKTGLLARYSKLVTNASNGGVLKI, encoded by the coding sequence ATGTCAGCCAATAAGATGCGTTCCGATATGATCAAAAAAGGTTTTGACCGTGCACCGCACCGCAGTTTGTTGCGTGCCGCAGGCGTTAAAGAAGAAGATTTTGGCAAGCCGTTTATTGCCGTATGTAACTCTTACATTGATATCGTTCCTGGTCATGTACATCTGCAGGAGTTTGGTAAAATTGTAAAAGATGCAATCCGTGAAGCTGGCGGCGTTCCATTTGAGTTCAACACAATCGGTGTTGACGATGGGATTGCAATGGGACACATTGGTATGCGTTACTCCCTTCCAAGCCGTGATATCATTGCCGATTCCGTTGAGACGGTAGTATCCGCTCACTGGTTCGACGGTATGGTATGTATCCCGAACTGTGACAAAATCACACCAGGTATGATGATGGGTGCACTTCGTTGTAATATCCCTACCGTGTTCGTAAGTGGTGGACCGATGAAAGCTGGTCGTGATAGCAACGGTAAAGCTCTCTCCCTGACTTCCGTATTTGAAGGTGTAGGTGCTTACCAAGCGGGTAAAATTGATGACAAGAGCTTGCTTGAGCTTGAACAGTTTGGCTGTCCAACTTGTGGCTCATGCTCCGGTATGTTCACGGCTAACTCCATGAACTGTCTAGCAGAAGCAATGGGACTGGCTATGCCAGGTAACGGAACTATTCTGGCTGTTGCTCCTGAGCGTCGTGAGTTTGTTAAACAATCTGCGAAACAATTGATGGAACTCATCAAACTTGACCTGAAACCACGCGATATCGTTACAGTCGAAGCAATCGATAACGCGTTCGCTTTGGATATGGCTATGGGTGGTTCTACCAATACGGTACTGCATACGCTGGCATTGGCTCATGAAGCAGGCATCGAATATCCAATCGAGCGCATCAATGAAGTAGCTAACCGCGTACCACATCTGGCTAAGCTTGCTCCAGCTTCTGATCTGCACATCGAAGATGTTCACAATGCAGGCGGTGTAAGTGCAGTTCTGAACGAATTGCTGAAGAAACCAGGCGCGATCCACGCAGATTGCATTACCGTAACAGGTAAAACGATCCGTGAGAACGTTGAAGGTCAAGAAATTCAAGATACCAACTGTATCCACACAATAGATAATCCGCACTCCGAAAAAGGTGGACTGGCTGTATTGTTCGGTAACCTTGCACCTCAAGGAGCTATTATCAAAGTTGGCGCAGTAGATGCTTCGGTTGGCGGGTATCACAAAGGTCCAGCAATCTGCTTCGACTCTCAAGATGAAGCTCTGGCAGGCATTGCGAATGGCAAAGTTAAAGAAGGACATGTTGTAGTTATCCGTTATGAAGGACCAAAAGGCGGACCAGGTATGCCTGAGATGCTTGCTCCAACTTCCCAAATCGTTGGTATGGGTCTCGGTGCTAAAGTCGGTCTGATCACTGATGGACGCTTCTCTGGCGCATCCCGCGGAATCAGTATCGGACATATCTCCCCAGAAGCGGCTGAAGGTGGTCCAATCGCCTTTGTTGAAGAAGGAGATATCATTGAGCTTGACCTGAACAACCGGATCATTGAGTTGCACATCAGTGACGAGGAGTTCGAGCGTCGTCGTGCAGGTTGGAAAGGCTTTGAACCAAAAGTGAAAACCGGATTACTGGCTCGTTACTCCAAACTTGTAACGAATGCAAGTAACGGCGGCGTGTTGAAAATCTAA
- a CDS encoding polysaccharide deacetylase family protein, whose amino-acid sequence MTSLLHSLLMWALYISSFYAFIPSLISRLFGFRVFRRGKSETEFALTFDDGPDPVYTPRLLQLLKQYDAKATFFVVGEHAAHHRDLIQRMHEEGHLIGIHNYIHKTNWLMRPGTVRKQIQQTGQIIQEVTGVKSCYYRPPWGIMNLFDFFSKKDRKIILWSSMFEDWKSRVGVQKLTERMLKELRGGEVMLLHDRGTTLGADAQAPEHMLEALKVVLQEADRRGLHSVRVDTLMGGGAIMSESQENNQSQVQLSFWKRGIVALWLLWENVFHWMYHLRTASPEDPLLHYRPRVYHGAMVEMTDGHVMQNGDQVIELHFDNKKLFELGMTSRSSMHLAIRMIRAIEQQLPDLARQIASDPKLSSAKALYGVSMINRGPEKFGFTVRDLPPGPFSAASKIYLKLLLSVIHPAGTKRLKQRSEQLVPKVIAMPMEHLLQHYGTRSFAGARVEQVHTTVKEPQQDLLSGAELRNVPPM is encoded by the coding sequence ATGACGAGTCTACTTCATAGCCTATTGATGTGGGCATTGTATATTTCATCATTTTACGCCTTTATTCCAAGTTTGATTAGTAGGCTTTTTGGTTTTCGGGTATTCAGGCGAGGAAAAAGCGAGACCGAGTTTGCCCTGACATTCGACGATGGGCCAGATCCGGTGTATACACCAAGGCTGCTGCAGCTGCTTAAGCAATACGATGCCAAAGCGACATTTTTTGTTGTTGGAGAGCATGCAGCCCATCATCGGGATTTAATCCAGCGAATGCATGAGGAAGGGCATCTGATCGGGATTCATAATTATATCCACAAGACGAATTGGTTAATGAGACCGGGAACCGTTCGGAAGCAAATTCAGCAGACGGGGCAGATTATTCAGGAAGTGACCGGGGTAAAATCCTGTTATTACCGCCCGCCATGGGGCATCATGAATCTGTTTGATTTTTTCAGTAAAAAAGATCGTAAGATTATACTATGGTCATCCATGTTTGAAGACTGGAAAAGCCGAGTAGGGGTGCAGAAGCTAACAGAACGAATGCTGAAAGAGCTAAGGGGTGGCGAGGTCATGTTATTGCATGATCGCGGTACAACGTTGGGAGCTGACGCACAAGCGCCTGAACATATGCTTGAAGCTCTGAAGGTTGTTCTCCAAGAGGCCGACAGACGAGGGCTGCATAGTGTGAGGGTGGATACTTTAATGGGAGGAGGCGCTATAATGAGTGAATCCCAAGAGAACAATCAATCTCAGGTTCAGTTATCCTTCTGGAAGAGAGGTATTGTCGCGTTATGGTTGCTCTGGGAGAACGTGTTTCACTGGATGTATCATCTGAGAACAGCTTCTCCGGAAGATCCGTTATTACATTACCGCCCACGTGTGTATCATGGTGCAATGGTTGAGATGACCGATGGACATGTGATGCAGAACGGGGATCAAGTGATTGAACTTCATTTTGATAATAAAAAATTATTCGAATTAGGCATGACCTCACGTTCCAGTATGCACTTAGCGATTCGTATGATTCGTGCGATCGAACAGCAGTTACCTGATTTGGCTCGGCAGATCGCTTCCGATCCGAAGCTTAGCTCAGCTAAAGCATTGTATGGTGTCAGCATGATTAATCGCGGGCCAGAGAAGTTTGGCTTTACGGTTCGGGATTTGCCCCCTGGGCCGTTTAGTGCGGCTTCTAAGATCTATTTGAAATTACTGCTCAGTGTGATTCACCCTGCAGGCACCAAGCGTCTGAAACAGCGTTCCGAACAGCTCGTACCTAAAGTCATCGCCATGCCGATGGAACATCTATTGCAGCACTATGGAACGAGAAGCTTCGCTGGAGCGAGGGTTGAACAGGTTCACACTACTGTGAAGGAGCCACAACAAGATTTGTTGTCAGGAGCTGAATTGAGAAACGTTCCTCCAATGTGA
- a CDS encoding AI-2E family transporter has translation MLPLYKKYGRTVFDIALLVLTVYFIMYGFSRLYQIAAPVFLSFIVYWMIEPLARFLHRRGLPKTLGAAISVLLFLGVIVALFFGLGLIIISQISNLQDNFPSYIEMVQQQFTNLVHFAQDKSDALPVSIMDKVNEYFATLTGFISTWVTSGAQYLIGFLSSFSSFITNFGIAIILAFFLSIEIESWRKFARAKTPKTLKLAIEFMRNHVFKTIRSYLKAQMIMMLITFVLIYAGLLILGTSNAFTIAAICAVFDLVPLLGVPVIFIPWIVYLFIVGNTTLAIGLIVLLAVTMLTRQLLEPKISGNSIGVSSAYLMLSFMLISLSIFGLAGVVLSPVLLILLKELLQQGYLQQWIHLPKDEFDSSPLVMDTPVAAGAASHRSEEPEHHGPPSAQASQPADDGDPSAK, from the coding sequence ATGTTACCGTTATACAAAAAATATGGACGCACCGTCTTCGACATTGCGTTACTCGTGTTGACTGTTTATTTCATCATGTACGGATTCAGCCGTTTGTATCAGATTGCAGCGCCCGTGTTCCTTTCTTTTATCGTGTATTGGATGATCGAACCACTGGCTCGTTTTTTACATCGAAGAGGATTACCGAAAACGTTAGGGGCGGCTATATCGGTGTTGTTATTTCTCGGGGTCATTGTCGCTCTGTTTTTTGGATTGGGGCTTATCATTATCTCTCAGATCTCCAACCTACAAGATAATTTTCCATCCTATATCGAAATGGTTCAACAGCAATTCACCAACCTGGTTCATTTCGCACAGGACAAATCGGATGCCTTGCCTGTAAGCATCATGGACAAAGTGAATGAGTATTTTGCTACGCTGACTGGATTCATCTCGACATGGGTAACGAGTGGTGCTCAGTATCTTATTGGATTCTTAAGCTCCTTCTCTTCATTTATTACCAACTTCGGGATCGCCATTATTCTCGCCTTTTTCCTTAGCATTGAGATTGAATCCTGGCGTAAGTTCGCCCGTGCCAAAACACCAAAAACATTAAAGCTGGCGATTGAATTCATGCGCAATCATGTGTTCAAAACCATTCGTTCTTATCTAAAAGCACAGATGATCATGATGTTAATCACCTTTGTATTGATCTATGCTGGACTATTGATCTTAGGAACAAGTAATGCCTTTACGATTGCGGCAATCTGTGCAGTCTTTGACCTTGTTCCACTGCTCGGTGTTCCGGTTATATTCATCCCTTGGATTGTCTATCTGTTTATTGTAGGAAACACTACATTAGCCATCGGCCTAATTGTCCTGCTCGCAGTAACGATGCTGACACGCCAGTTGCTTGAGCCCAAAATATCAGGTAATTCCATCGGTGTCTCTTCGGCTTACTTGATGCTCTCATTTATGCTTATCTCGCTCTCAATCTTCGGGCTTGCAGGCGTGGTATTGTCTCCAGTGTTGTTAATCTTGCTGAAAGAACTGCTGCAACAAGGATATCTACAACAGTGGATTCACTTGCCAAAAGATGAGTTTGACTCCTCTCCGCTCGTCATGGATACACCAGTTGCAGCCGGAGCAGCAAGTCATCGGTCAGAAGAACCTGAACATCATGGCCCCCCTTCTGCACAGGCGTCTCAACCAGCGGACGATGGCGATCCCTCTGCCAAGTAA
- a CDS encoding peptidoglycan D,D-transpeptidase FtsI family protein, whose product MNVHLKRRIFVACMLLTGVFAILLFRLAWIQIIQVNQVTPGTTRSLREMSVLQRERGVMLDSGRGQFTDYRGKPLTGKLEWALVLFPHQHATSLANTQHAESQLNQLAAILHTDVVKLQQEWEQDHAPRLWTAGNQQPVVLSDSQVTQIRQLEDMGAYVYPMMSRYDQKYTGMQWLGYVAEQPNRLVSSTAHKNEVKQPFAMKSGAAGLERTLEPLMVGLGPTLLTRMVTGSGEIIPEMQPRVIAPTNSHYPLQVETTVDIDLQQGLENIAKQSGIREGAVVVLDAATADVRAMISVPMYKPQHVEPTQSSWANRAIQGAVPGSIFKIITAAAALEAHAVSPRETFHCNGEWGKYGLSCWKEHGHGTLHLEEGFAQSCNIVFAETARRLSMEQLERTANALGLARTIGWEGKHMGGMPTLRHFDHEQAGRVRTTAVSSQDEGAKVQTSIGQRDTLVTPLQAANLMVTLLHDGKVSAPRLVQRIRYADGDTMLEMPLHDSPSSVGQISPATAHQLLKWMRGVVTDGTGKTLQHAKWHVAGKSGTAQVEQQGRKLNHQWFIGYGPVENPKYAVAVLVQHVAPGSSHQATALFRSIMDYLAEGSPSSAG is encoded by the coding sequence ATGAATGTACACTTAAAACGCAGAATCTTTGTAGCCTGTATGCTTTTGACGGGTGTTTTTGCCATTCTTCTGTTCCGTCTAGCTTGGATTCAGATTATTCAAGTGAACCAGGTAACTCCGGGTACCACGCGTTCATTGCGGGAGATGTCTGTGCTACAGCGAGAACGGGGTGTGATGCTTGATTCGGGTCGAGGGCAATTTACAGATTATAGAGGTAAGCCATTAACGGGAAAATTGGAATGGGCTCTTGTTCTATTCCCACATCAACATGCCACCAGTTTAGCGAACACTCAACATGCAGAATCCCAGTTGAATCAGCTAGCAGCTATTTTACATACAGATGTCGTGAAGCTACAACAAGAATGGGAACAAGATCATGCTCCTCGGTTATGGACAGCAGGCAATCAACAGCCGGTTGTATTAAGTGATTCACAAGTAACCCAGATTCGACAATTAGAGGATATGGGAGCATATGTTTATCCGATGATGAGCCGGTATGATCAGAAATATACAGGGATGCAATGGCTTGGGTATGTAGCTGAGCAACCTAATCGCCTCGTATCTTCAACAGCCCATAAAAATGAAGTAAAGCAACCATTTGCGATGAAGTCGGGAGCAGCTGGGTTAGAGAGGACGTTGGAGCCTTTGATGGTGGGACTGGGACCTACGTTGCTGACACGTATGGTTACAGGTTCTGGTGAGATCATTCCTGAAATGCAGCCACGAGTTATCGCTCCAACCAATAGCCATTACCCCTTACAAGTAGAGACGACGGTAGATATAGATCTCCAGCAGGGTTTGGAGAACATTGCGAAGCAGTCAGGTATCCGTGAAGGAGCTGTTGTAGTGCTGGATGCGGCTACGGCTGATGTGCGAGCGATGATCTCTGTGCCCATGTATAAGCCGCAACATGTGGAACCGACACAATCATCTTGGGCGAATCGTGCGATCCAAGGAGCCGTTCCTGGGTCTATTTTCAAAATCATCACAGCCGCTGCGGCACTTGAAGCACATGCTGTATCTCCGCGGGAAACCTTTCATTGTAACGGGGAATGGGGGAAATACGGACTATCTTGCTGGAAAGAGCATGGGCATGGAACGTTACATCTAGAGGAAGGTTTTGCTCAATCCTGTAATATTGTCTTTGCTGAGACGGCTCGCCGATTAAGCATGGAGCAACTGGAACGTACCGCCAATGCTTTAGGACTTGCGCGTACCATTGGTTGGGAGGGCAAGCATATGGGGGGAATGCCCACCCTGCGACACTTTGATCATGAACAGGCAGGCCGCGTTCGCACTACAGCAGTTTCCTCACAAGATGAAGGAGCTAAAGTGCAGACTTCGATTGGACAGCGTGATACGCTGGTCACACCTCTTCAAGCAGCCAATCTGATGGTTACTCTCTTGCATGATGGTAAAGTGAGTGCACCTAGGTTAGTTCAACGCATACGTTATGCAGATGGTGATACGATGCTGGAGATGCCCTTACATGATTCGCCATCTTCTGTGGGACAGATCTCACCAGCTACGGCTCATCAATTGTTAAAGTGGATGAGAGGAGTCGTTACAGATGGCACGGGAAAAACCCTGCAGCACGCCAAATGGCATGTTGCAGGGAAGTCTGGGACGGCTCAAGTTGAGCAGCAAGGGCGTAAGCTGAATCATCAATGGTTTATAGGTTATGGGCCAGTGGAGAATCCCAAATATGCAGTTGCTGTGTTAGTTCAACATGTCGCTCCAGGAAGCTCTCACCAAGCCACGGCATTGTTTCGCAGCATTATGGATTACTTGGCAGAGGGATCGCCATCGTCCGCTGGTTGA